A region of Staphylococcus sp. IVB6181 DNA encodes the following proteins:
- the cozEa gene encoding lipoteichoic acid biosynthesis protein CozEa: protein MLNKVWFRTGIMLIILFLLIKLIMEVHVIFEPFIIIIQSVLLPFILSGFLFYVFLPLQKFLEKHKIPRWGSISIIFVILIGLTATAVTVVVPLIANQINGLIQQAPQLQKEAQGIVTYALDQMDKLPNDVSDRINKVVKSFGDNVTNILSNSISIVSQIISTLFLLIMVPFFLIYMLKDHEKFIPSIAKLFNGDRKVFVTNLLKDVNNTLQSYIQGQVTVSIILGIILYIGYTIIGLEYTLLLVLFAGVANMIPFLGPWMAFLPAAIIGIIQSPTAFIWVCVVTLIAQQLEGNVITPNVMGKSLSIHPLTIIIVILAAGNLGGFVLILVAVPLYAVIKTVVRNVFKYRQEIMLKAKSEVKD, encoded by the coding sequence ATGCTGAATAAAGTATGGTTCCGAACGGGAATCATGTTAATTATATTATTTCTATTAATCAAATTGATAATGGAAGTACATGTAATATTTGAACCGTTCATTATTATTATTCAATCTGTGTTATTGCCATTTATCCTGAGCGGCTTCTTATTTTATGTCTTCTTACCGCTTCAAAAATTCTTAGAAAAACATAAAATACCGCGTTGGGGCAGTATTTCGATTATCTTCGTTATTTTAATCGGTTTGACTGCGACCGCAGTTACAGTGGTTGTGCCTTTAATCGCCAACCAAATCAATGGTTTAATCCAACAAGCACCGCAGCTTCAAAAAGAAGCACAAGGGATTGTAACCTATGCGCTTGATCAAATGGACAAATTGCCGAATGATGTTTCAGACCGTATCAATAAAGTCGTGAAATCATTTGGGGATAATGTGACAAATATCTTGTCTAACTCTATTTCGATCGTATCGCAAATTATCTCAACATTATTCTTATTAATCATGGTGCCGTTCTTCTTAATTTATATGTTGAAGGATCATGAAAAATTCATCCCTTCTATCGCAAAATTATTCAACGGCGACCGTAAAGTCTTTGTGACTAACCTTTTAAAAGATGTTAACAATACGCTGCAATCTTACATTCAAGGTCAAGTAACAGTCAGTATTATTTTAGGTATCATTCTTTATATCGGTTATACAATTATCGGTTTAGAATATACATTATTACTCGTCCTCTTTGCGGGTGTCGCAAACATGATTCCATTCTTAGGACCATGGATGGCCTTCTTACCGGCTGCAATTATCGGTATCATTCAAAGTCCCACAGCATTCATTTGGGTCTGTGTGGTCACTTTGATTGCACAACAATTAGAAGGTAATGTCATTACACCTAATGTCATGGGTAAATCATTAAGCATTCACCCATTAACTATCATCATTGTCATTTTAGCTGCAGGCAACTTAGGCGGTTTCGTCTTAATCTTAGTTGCAGTGCCATTGTACGCAGTGATTAAAACAGTAGTTCGCAATGTCTTTAAATATCGACAAGAGATTATGTTAAAAGCGAAAAGCGAAGTAAAAGATTAG
- a CDS encoding sodium:alanine symporter family protein, with translation MLESFVAWFNEVVWSKPLVYGLLITGILFSLMMKFFQVRHFKEMIRLMFHGEKSPTGISSFQAIALSLAGRVGTGNIVGVSTAIFIGGPGAVFWMWITAFLGASSAFIESTLGQIFKREEKGEYRGGPAYYIEYGIKGKLGKIYGLVFAVVTVISVGLLLPGVQSNAIASSMNNAFQIPNWVIAITIAVILGLIIFGGVKWIANVATAVVPFMAILYILMAVFIIVINIQAVPALFVLIFKSAFGMQAAFGGIFGAMIEIGVKRGLYSNEAGQGTGPHAAAAAEVSHPAKQGLVQAFSVYVDTLFVCTATALIILISGTYNTTNGEVGPGGIPKLIKDNGIFVQSADGTKDYSGTAMYAQAGIDKALQGGSYHFDPAFSGFGSYFIAIALFFFAFTTILAYYYIAETNIAYMTRNSSVFTSKIWINVARIALIFAAFYGSIKTADVAWSMGDLGVGMMAWLNIIAIWILHRPAVDALKDYEFQMKKKGSGNFAIYHPDPKKLPNATFWLEDYPKRLKEAHISEDDEDTSDDPSIPVKGKLEEV, from the coding sequence ATGCTTGAAAGTTTTGTAGCTTGGTTTAATGAGGTTGTGTGGAGTAAACCGCTCGTTTATGGTTTATTGATTACTGGAATTTTATTTTCATTGATGATGAAATTCTTCCAAGTCAGGCATTTTAAAGAAATGATCCGACTGATGTTTCATGGGGAAAAATCACCTACTGGTATCTCAAGTTTCCAAGCCATTGCGCTCTCGTTAGCCGGGCGTGTCGGGACTGGTAACATTGTGGGTGTATCAACAGCTATCTTTATCGGGGGTCCCGGTGCAGTATTTTGGATGTGGATCACTGCATTCTTAGGGGCAAGCAGTGCATTTATCGAATCCACTTTAGGTCAAATCTTCAAACGTGAAGAAAAAGGCGAATACCGCGGCGGGCCTGCTTACTATATCGAATATGGTATTAAAGGCAAACTGGGTAAAATCTACGGCTTGGTCTTTGCGGTTGTAACAGTTATTTCCGTTGGTTTATTGTTACCGGGTGTACAGTCTAATGCGATTGCAAGCTCAATGAATAACGCTTTCCAAATTCCGAATTGGGTTATTGCGATTACCATCGCAGTTATCTTAGGTTTGATTATCTTCGGCGGTGTTAAATGGATCGCAAATGTAGCGACAGCTGTCGTACCATTTATGGCTATTCTTTATATCTTGATGGCAGTCTTTATTATTGTGATTAATATTCAAGCTGTCCCTGCCCTATTCGTTTTAATCTTCAAATCGGCTTTTGGGATGCAAGCCGCATTCGGCGGTATCTTCGGTGCGATGATTGAAATCGGTGTAAAACGTGGTTTATATTCTAACGAAGCTGGTCAAGGGACTGGACCGCACGCAGCTGCCGCTGCAGAAGTATCGCATCCGGCAAAACAAGGTTTGGTTCAAGCATTCTCAGTATATGTCGATACATTATTCGTATGTACTGCGACAGCTTTAATCATTTTAATCTCGGGTACTTACAACACAACTAATGGTGAAGTAGGACCTGGCGGTATTCCGAAATTAATTAAAGATAATGGTATTTTTGTGCAAAGCGCGGACGGTACAAAAGATTATTCAGGTACTGCCATGTATGCACAAGCAGGTATCGATAAAGCCCTTCAAGGCGGAAGCTATCATTTTGATCCTGCATTCTCAGGCTTTGGTTCTTACTTCATTGCGATTGCGTTATTCTTCTTTGCCTTTACAACAATACTTGCCTATTACTACATCGCAGAAACAAACATTGCCTATATGACACGAAACAGTTCTGTCTTCACTTCAAAAATCTGGATTAATGTTGCGCGAATTGCATTAATCTTTGCGGCATTCTATGGTTCGATTAAAACTGCAGATGTAGCTTGGAGTATGGGCGACTTAGGTGTAGGTATGATGGCATGGCTCAATATTATCGCAATCTGGATTCTGCATCGACCAGCAGTAGATGCCTTAAAAGACTATGAATTCCAAATGAAGAAAAAAGGTTCTGGGAACTTTGCGATTTATCATCCAGACCCTAAAAAATTACCAAACGCAACTTTCTGGCTCGAAGACTATCCGAAACGTTTGAAAGAAGCACATATCAGCGAAGATGATGAAGATACGTCTGATGATCCGTCTATTCCTGTAAAAGGAAAACTAGAAGAGGTTTAA
- a CDS encoding MFS transporter gives MSEKIHQKDQSYSNKILASSMLGFGLENMDIMFLAFALSSIINEFHISSAEAGLIASITNFGMLFGGIIFGVLADKYGRIRIFTYTIFIFAVATALLSVAHNIYMVYILRFIAGMGGGGEFGIGMALVAEVFKKQKLGRVSSVVAIGGQIGALIAALLAAAILPHLGWRVLFLIGVIPVILAFYIRRNLDETESWKQSKANHTLEKKDHSPIGLLFNTKHIAHTTIALTIMSSVQVAGYFGLMNWLPSILQKQHNLSVSNSSLWTISTIIGMSIGMFAFGQILDRFGAKLSYTIFLIASAASVFIYVFAQSAIALLIGGALVGFFVNGMFAGYGAVISSYYPTHIRSTANNVIFNIGRALGGLSPIAIGFLMDIYGMTATMVFLACLYMISLVMMLSLRNMPLRGRHATHQ, from the coding sequence GTGTCAGAGAAAATTCATCAAAAAGATCAATCCTATTCAAATAAGATTTTAGCATCTTCTATGCTGGGTTTTGGTCTGGAAAATATGGATATTATGTTTTTAGCCTTTGCATTGTCTAGTATTATTAATGAATTCCATATTTCTTCGGCTGAAGCGGGATTAATCGCATCAATTACTAACTTCGGAATGTTATTCGGGGGCATTATTTTCGGCGTACTGGCGGATAAATACGGCAGAATCCGCATCTTTACGTACACCATCTTTATCTTTGCGGTAGCTACAGCGCTGCTATCTGTCGCACATAATATATACATGGTATATATTTTACGCTTTATCGCCGGTATGGGCGGCGGCGGTGAATTCGGTATCGGAATGGCTTTGGTAGCGGAAGTATTTAAGAAACAAAAACTTGGTCGTGTGTCATCTGTAGTTGCGATCGGAGGACAAATCGGGGCTTTGATTGCGGCACTCTTAGCGGCCGCTATTTTACCGCATTTAGGCTGGAGAGTTTTATTCTTAATCGGTGTCATTCCTGTGATACTTGCATTTTATATCCGTCGTAATTTAGACGAAACAGAATCATGGAAACAATCTAAAGCAAACCATACATTAGAAAAGAAAGACCATTCGCCGATTGGGCTGTTATTTAATACAAAACATATTGCACATACAACCATTGCACTTACAATCATGTCGAGTGTGCAAGTAGCCGGTTACTTCGGCTTAATGAACTGGCTGCCTTCGATTTTGCAGAAACAGCACAATTTAAGTGTCTCTAACTCATCGTTATGGACTATCAGTACCATTATCGGTATGAGTATCGGCATGTTTGCGTTCGGACAAATATTAGACCGCTTCGGTGCCAAACTTTCTTATACTATTTTCTTAATCGCTTCAGCAGCATCTGTCTTTATCTATGTATTTGCACAAAGTGCTATTGCTTTATTAATCGGCGGTGCACTTGTCGGCTTCTTCGTCAACGGTATGTTTGCAGGTTATGGCGCTGTCATCAGCAGTTATTATCCGACACATATCAGAAGTACCGCAAATAATGTTATCTTTAATATTGGACGTGCATTAGGGGGCTTATCTCCGATTGCGATCGGTTTCTTAATGGACATATACGGCATGACAGCAACCATGGTCTTCTTGGCATGCTTATACATGATTTCACTTGTGATGATGTTATCGCTTAGAAATATGCCGCTGAGAGGCAGACATGCGACACATCAATAA